One genomic window of Luteitalea pratensis includes the following:
- the cax gene encoding calcium/proton exchanger: protein MSRWLQVLMLAGAPVAVFLHFRSPGRHLLIFGAATLALLPLAAAIGRATETLADHLGGGIGGLLNATFGNAAELIIGALALREGLTDLVKASITGSILGNVLLVFGAAAVVGGYRRPVQTFNRTAAGVGTTMLLLSVIGLIVPALLHRVASPAAELRLDTEIAVVLFITYALGLVFTLRTHREVYGAADASETHDSVAGERGSVRGALLLLLGSTAAVAVVSEVLVGSVSATAKDLGLTQVFVGVIIVALVGNAAEHFSAVTMAAQDRMDTAIAIAVGSSTQIALFVAPLLVFLSYVIGPAPMDLLFTPFEIASLGVAVLSIAFIAHDGETHWMEGVQLLAVYVMLALGFFYLPK, encoded by the coding sequence ATGTCCCGTTGGCTTCAAGTCCTGATGTTGGCCGGTGCTCCCGTGGCCGTGTTCCTGCACTTTCGGTCGCCCGGCCGGCACCTGTTGATTTTCGGCGCCGCTACGCTGGCGCTGCTGCCGCTGGCGGCCGCGATCGGTCGCGCTACCGAGACGCTGGCCGACCACCTCGGCGGCGGCATCGGTGGGTTGCTGAACGCGACGTTCGGTAACGCCGCTGAACTGATCATCGGCGCGCTGGCTCTGCGGGAGGGCCTGACCGACCTGGTGAAGGCCTCGATCACCGGGTCCATTCTCGGCAACGTGCTGCTCGTCTTCGGGGCGGCAGCCGTGGTGGGGGGCTACCGCCGGCCGGTGCAGACCTTCAACCGCACTGCCGCCGGCGTCGGCACCACCATGTTGTTGCTCAGCGTGATCGGGCTCATCGTCCCGGCGCTGCTGCACCGCGTCGCCTCTCCTGCGGCGGAGTTGAGGCTCGACACCGAAATCGCCGTCGTGCTGTTCATCACCTATGCCCTGGGACTGGTGTTCACGTTGCGGACACACCGCGAGGTCTACGGCGCGGCCGATGCCAGTGAGACACACGACTCGGTCGCAGGCGAACGCGGCTCGGTGCGTGGCGCACTCCTCCTGCTGCTCGGCAGCACCGCGGCTGTCGCGGTGGTCAGCGAGGTGCTGGTCGGATCGGTCAGCGCGACGGCGAAGGACCTGGGGCTCACGCAGGTCTTCGTCGGCGTGATCATCGTCGCCCTGGTCGGCAATGCCGCGGAGCATTTCTCGGCGGTGACGATGGCGGCGCAGGACCGGATGGATACGGCGATCGCGATCGCGGTCGGGTCCTCGACGCAGATTGCGCTCTTCGTGGCGCCGCTCCTCGTCTTTCTCAGCTACGTGATTGGGCCAGCGCCGATGGACCTGCTGTTCACGCCGTTCGAGATCGCCTCGCTCGGCGTGGCGGTGCTGAGCATCGCGTTCATCGCGCACGATGGCGAGACGCACTGGATGGAAGGCGTCCAGTTGCTGGCGGTGTACGTGATGCTTGCGCTCGGCTTCTTCTACTTGCCGAAATAG
- a CDS encoding c-type cytochrome, whose translation MTSRHAMRLLTAVATGAFALVALLGATTVQQAGAPPVKTGTYQPLVSAEGKDNFLAYCAVCHGVDARGGGPAVPALKVPVPDLTTIAKRNGKFDGGAIMQKILGPERLPAAHGSIEMPMWGPLFRRAEGDAVAQLRVTNLTTYLQSLQAR comes from the coding sequence ATGACTAGCAGACACGCCATGAGGCTGTTGACAGCAGTTGCGACCGGAGCGTTCGCATTGGTGGCGTTGCTGGGGGCAACCACGGTGCAGCAAGCCGGCGCACCGCCAGTCAAGACCGGCACCTACCAGCCATTGGTCTCGGCGGAGGGCAAGGACAACTTCCTGGCCTATTGCGCCGTGTGCCACGGCGTCGACGCCAGGGGCGGTGGGCCCGCCGTGCCAGCGCTGAAGGTGCCGGTGCCGGATCTGACGACAATCGCCAAACGAAATGGCAAGTTCGACGGAGGGGCGATCATGCAGAAGATCCTGGGCCCGGAGCGGCTACCGGCTGCGCACGGATCGATCGAGATGCCGATGTGGGGGCCGCTCTTCCGGAGAGCCGAGGGCGACGCTGTCGCGCAATTGCGGGTCACCAACCTGACCACGTACCTCCAGTCGCTGCAGGCCAGGTAA
- a CDS encoding patatin-like phospholipase family protein, with protein MTHSWQNRRHRDWRLLTAVVVIVGGAACAAPLQRAGVSAGALGPQDNTSPRVAGLASRRTVGVAFGGGSARGIAHVGVIRWLEEHRVPIDVAAGTSMGGLIGGVYATGMEAAELQTVLDTMDWDQLFGSSNFVYKNIRRKADARDYPSRLEFGLKGGIVPPTSLNSGEYVELFLERIAAPYHDIESFDALPTPFRTVAVDLVTASQVVLRRGSLADAMRATMSLPLIFPPVVLEGHVLVDGGAMNNVPADVVKSMGADVVIAVNVGELSNPESLSYTLLGLAGSTLDAMMRASTRKSLESADVVLNVPLRAYGSLDWRRAAELADEGYRAAEAMRDQLLPLAVSEAEYEAWRQERLSRRRTGIPDPTFVRLEGFGTNDAKRLESLLERHVGVPLDIAGIEKDLAELTGLDRYETITWRTARDESGRYGLVVRGRPKPNAPPFMMLGVNLENTTSQDFRITATARYLAFDLGGSGSELRFDGTLGSDPGVAAEWYRPIGHSNMFVAPYAGLLTETLNAIEDETVVARYGRTTSRVGINLGVNLGATSDVRFGTYIGHTTARIEVGDPNLPEIAGRDSGLDLAWRMDTQDSPVVPSQGVFSHVRIAHAFEAPDISSIEEPVSSSASFTQLTFSGNTFRMAGPSGRLFAFGGLGTTLGGDPPPTSIFSVGSAFRLGAYAPGEIRGEHAWNAGGGYLHHVWRLPDFIGGPVYAGGWLENGDAFDDWADAKWRTNVSVGAVLDTIVGPVVLAGTTGFDGRWRTYLGIGRVFR; from the coding sequence GTGACCCACTCCTGGCAAAACCGGCGGCATCGCGATTGGCGGCTCCTGACGGCGGTGGTCGTGATTGTTGGTGGGGCCGCTTGCGCGGCACCACTCCAGCGCGCCGGAGTATCTGCCGGTGCGCTCGGACCGCAGGACAACACCTCGCCGCGCGTCGCGGGCCTCGCCTCGCGGCGCACGGTGGGCGTGGCGTTCGGCGGCGGCAGCGCTCGCGGCATCGCGCACGTCGGTGTCATCCGCTGGCTGGAGGAGCATCGGGTTCCCATCGACGTCGCCGCGGGTACCAGCATGGGTGGGCTGATCGGCGGAGTCTATGCCACGGGCATGGAGGCGGCCGAACTTCAGACCGTGCTCGACACGATGGACTGGGATCAGTTGTTCGGTTCGTCGAACTTCGTGTACAAGAACATCCGCCGCAAGGCCGATGCGCGGGACTATCCGTCGCGCCTCGAGTTCGGCCTCAAGGGCGGCATCGTCCCACCGACGTCGCTGAACAGCGGCGAATACGTGGAGCTGTTTCTCGAGCGCATCGCGGCTCCCTACCACGACATCGAATCCTTCGACGCCCTGCCGACGCCGTTCCGGACCGTCGCCGTGGATCTCGTCACGGCGAGCCAGGTGGTGCTGCGGCGCGGATCGCTGGCCGACGCGATGCGCGCGACGATGTCGTTGCCGTTGATCTTCCCGCCGGTCGTCCTTGAGGGTCACGTGCTCGTGGACGGCGGCGCCATGAACAACGTGCCGGCCGACGTCGTGAAGTCGATGGGCGCCGATGTCGTCATCGCGGTCAACGTCGGCGAGTTGTCCAACCCCGAGAGCCTGAGTTACACCTTGCTCGGCCTCGCCGGGTCGACGCTGGACGCGATGATGCGTGCCTCGACACGGAAGTCGCTCGAATCGGCCGACGTGGTACTCAACGTGCCCCTCCGCGCGTACGGGTCGCTCGACTGGCGCCGCGCCGCCGAACTGGCCGACGAGGGTTACCGCGCCGCCGAGGCGATGCGCGACCAGTTGCTGCCGCTCGCGGTCAGCGAGGCCGAGTACGAGGCCTGGCGGCAGGAGCGGCTGTCGCGGCGCCGGACGGGGATCCCCGACCCCACATTCGTTCGTCTCGAAGGGTTCGGCACCAACGATGCAAAGCGACTCGAGTCCCTGCTCGAGCGTCACGTCGGCGTTCCCCTCGATATCGCGGGCATCGAGAAGGATCTTGCTGAACTCACCGGTCTCGATCGTTACGAGACCATCACCTGGCGGACGGCGCGAGACGAGTCCGGCCGGTACGGACTGGTGGTGCGTGGCCGCCCCAAGCCGAATGCGCCGCCCTTCATGATGCTCGGCGTCAACCTCGAGAACACCACGTCGCAGGACTTCCGCATCACGGCCACCGCCCGGTACCTGGCCTTCGACCTGGGTGGGTCCGGCTCGGAACTCCGCTTCGACGGCACGCTCGGTTCCGACCCCGGGGTCGCCGCGGAGTGGTACCGGCCAATCGGGCATTCGAACATGTTCGTGGCGCCGTACGCGGGCCTGCTCACCGAGACGCTCAACGCCATCGAGGACGAGACCGTCGTCGCCCGGTATGGCAGGACCACGTCACGTGTCGGCATCAACCTCGGCGTCAATCTCGGCGCGACGAGCGACGTACGCTTCGGCACCTATATCGGCCACACGACCGCCCGCATCGAGGTGGGCGACCCGAACCTGCCGGAGATTGCCGGGCGCGACTCCGGTCTCGACCTTGCCTGGCGGATGGACACGCAGGACAGTCCGGTGGTGCCGAGCCAGGGCGTCTTCTCGCACGTGCGGATCGCGCACGCCTTCGAGGCGCCCGACATCTCGAGCATCGAGGAGCCAGTGTCGTCCTCGGCGTCGTTCACGCAACTGACATTCAGCGGCAACACCTTCCGCATGGCGGGCCCATCGGGACGCTTGTTCGCCTTTGGCGGGCTCGGCACCACGTTGGGCGGCGATCCTCCGCCGACGTCCATCTTCAGCGTCGGGTCCGCGTTCCGCCTGGGGGCCTACGCGCCTGGCGAAATCCGCGGCGAGCACGCGTGGAATGCCGGTGGCGGCTACCTTCACCATGTCTGGCGGCTTCCCGATTTCATCGGTGGCCCCGTGTACGCGGGCGGCTGGCTCGAGAACGGCGACGCATTCGATGACTGGGCCGACGCAAAGTGGCGCACCAACGTCAGCGTCGGCGCCGTCCTCGACACCATCGTCGGACCGGTCGTCCTCGCCGGCACCACCGGCTTCGACGGACGCTGGCGGACCTACCTCGGCATCGGCCGCGTGTTCCGCTAA